A single Mesomycoplasma bovoculi M165/69 DNA region contains:
- the ychF gene encoding redox-regulated ATPase YchF: MALKAGIIGLPNVGKSSLFSALTNLNVEVANYPFATIEPNTAVVEIADKRLLEIAKIVNPEKIVYSTFSFVDIAGLIKGAASGEGLGNKFLANVRDVDCLVHVVRCFEDSKIIHVNQQVNPLDDVEVINYELILSDLSVVENVLKRVEKKAQNTNDKKLKLEAELAKKLQNHFQKGFAARSLDYSNEEKQILSSWQLLTIKPVLYVGNVDQNSLTNLKANPHWQQLQKIAEQEGNQAIPISVAFEQQISAFDESEKQIFLAELGLQDSSLDRLVYSTFKLLNLGTFFTAGVKEVRSWVFKMGSFAPQCSAVIHSDFEKKFIRVEVIDYQDFINYGGEKGAKDNGKLKVEGKTYVIKDGDICHFRINN, from the coding sequence ATGGCTTTAAAAGCTGGAATTATTGGTTTACCAAATGTTGGTAAATCATCTCTCTTTAGTGCTTTAACAAACTTAAATGTTGAAGTAGCTAATTATCCTTTTGCCACTATTGAACCAAATACTGCTGTTGTTGAAATTGCAGACAAAAGATTGCTAGAAATTGCAAAAATAGTAAATCCTGAAAAAATTGTTTATTCAACATTTAGTTTTGTTGACATTGCAGGTCTCATCAAAGGAGCTGCAAGTGGAGAGGGTTTAGGAAATAAATTTTTAGCAAATGTTCGCGATGTTGATTGTTTAGTTCATGTTGTTAGGTGTTTTGAAGACTCTAAAATTATTCATGTTAATCAACAAGTCAATCCACTTGATGATGTTGAAGTAATTAACTATGAACTAATTTTGTCAGATTTATCTGTTGTTGAAAATGTTTTAAAAAGAGTTGAAAAAAAAGCTCAAAATACCAATGACAAAAAATTAAAACTTGAAGCTGAACTAGCAAAAAAATTGCAAAACCACTTCCAAAAGGGTTTTGCTGCTAGATCTTTAGATTATAGCAATGAAGAAAAACAAATCTTGTCTTCATGACAATTACTTACTATCAAACCCGTTTTATATGTTGGAAATGTTGATCAAAATAGTTTGACCAATCTAAAGGCAAACCCACATTGACAACAATTACAAAAAATTGCTGAGCAAGAAGGAAACCAAGCAATTCCAATTAGCGTTGCTTTTGAACAACAAATTAGTGCTTTTGATGAAAGTGAAAAACAAATTTTCTTGGCTGAACTAGGTTTGCAAGATTCAAGTTTAGATCGACTTGTATATAGTACCTTTAAATTATTGAATCTAGGAACATTTTTTACAGCAGGTGTAAAAGAAGTTCGCTCATGAGTTTTTAAAATGGGCTCTTTTGCCCCACAGTGTAGTGCTGTGATTCATAGCGATTTTGAAAAAAAATTTATTCGTGTTGAAGTAATTGATTATCAAGATTTCATTAATTATGGTGGTGAAAAAGGTGCTAAAGACAATGGCAAACTCAAAGTTGAGGGAAAAACATATGTTATTAAAGATGGTGATATTTGCCACTTTAGAATAAATAATTAA